In a single window of the Micrococcaceae bacterium Sec5.7 genome:
- a CDS encoding cold-shock protein codes for MATGTVKWFNAEKGFGFISPDDSSQDVFAHYSAIASSGFRSLEENQKVSFETEQGPKGPQAVNIQAL; via the coding sequence ATGGCTACAGGTACCGTCAAATGGTTCAACGCTGAAAAGGGCTTCGGCTTCATTTCCCCCGATGACTCCTCACAGGACGTCTTCGCACACTACTCCGCGATCGCCTCTTCCGGCTTCCGCTCACTCGAAGAGAACCAGAAGGTCTCCTTCGAAACCGAGCAGGGCCCCAAGGGTCCTCAGGCCGTAAACATCCAGGCTCTCTAA
- a CDS encoding DUF3375 domain-containing protein: MDYYAISSLRDNHAGWQLLRAQNAPLAVSLFMAAFTGPNQRNIGRQQLIDVLDDVLFGLRDAYGEEKFPRQASEYLDDWAAPEKAWLRKYYLPGQDEPRYDLTATAEDVVRWVESLRGRDFVATQSRLTSIFAVLKQLVQQSETDPEVRLEELQRQRDGIDAEMQRIRDGNIRVMSAPEALDHFQQLTALAKDLLSDFREVEQNFRKLDRQVREQIATWDGTQGELLASIFANQQDISSSLQGRTFQGFWDYLMSPQLRTELRDLLERATQIEALANMDNLNAVANLHQDWLPAVEQTQATVRQLSQQMRRLLDDKVFLENKRIMQLIRSVESGALATREAPPSGVFIEVAAPSVDVALPFERPLYEPSRRIMVDDNAVAADDTDVDAGALFSQFHVDTERLKSNIDAVLGDAEQASLAEIADAHPLSQGLAEIVAYYQLATESDWASINPESSQQLSWSLPDGSIREATIDQIIFVRPA; this comes from the coding sequence ATGGACTACTACGCAATCAGTTCGCTGCGTGACAACCACGCAGGTTGGCAGCTGCTGCGCGCCCAGAACGCCCCTCTGGCCGTGTCCCTTTTCATGGCCGCGTTCACAGGGCCGAACCAGCGCAACATCGGCCGCCAGCAGCTCATCGATGTCCTGGATGATGTGCTGTTCGGACTGCGGGATGCCTACGGCGAGGAGAAGTTCCCGCGCCAGGCATCGGAATACCTGGACGACTGGGCCGCACCGGAGAAGGCCTGGCTGCGGAAGTACTACCTTCCCGGCCAGGACGAGCCGCGCTACGATCTCACAGCTACCGCGGAGGATGTAGTCCGCTGGGTGGAGAGCCTGCGCGGCCGGGACTTTGTGGCCACCCAGTCACGGCTGACCAGCATCTTCGCCGTACTAAAACAGCTCGTCCAGCAGTCGGAAACGGACCCCGAGGTCCGGCTCGAAGAGCTCCAGCGCCAACGCGACGGGATCGACGCCGAGATGCAGCGGATCCGCGACGGCAACATCCGCGTCATGAGCGCCCCCGAAGCCCTGGACCACTTCCAGCAACTGACGGCACTCGCCAAGGACCTGCTCTCCGACTTCCGGGAGGTCGAACAGAACTTCCGCAAGCTGGACCGCCAGGTCCGCGAACAGATCGCCACCTGGGACGGGACACAGGGCGAGCTGCTGGCCTCGATCTTCGCCAACCAGCAGGACATCAGCAGCTCCCTGCAGGGCCGGACCTTCCAGGGCTTCTGGGACTATCTGATGTCCCCGCAGTTGCGCACTGAACTGCGGGACCTGCTGGAGCGGGCCACCCAGATCGAGGCCCTCGCCAACATGGACAACCTCAACGCCGTGGCCAATCTGCACCAGGACTGGCTGCCCGCCGTCGAGCAGACCCAGGCCACGGTCCGCCAGCTCTCCCAGCAGATGCGGCGGCTGCTCGATGACAAGGTCTTCCTCGAGAACAAACGCATCATGCAGCTGATCCGGAGCGTCGAGTCGGGTGCGCTGGCCACCCGGGAGGCGCCGCCGTCGGGCGTTTTTATTGAAGTGGCCGCACCGTCCGTGGACGTCGCGCTGCCCTTTGAACGGCCCCTGTATGAACCGAGCCGGAGGATCATGGTGGATGACAACGCGGTTGCCGCCGATGACACGGATGTGGACGCGGGCGCGCTGTTCAGTCAGTTCCATGTGGACACGGAGCGGCTGAAATCCAATATCGACGCCGTACTTGGCGATGCGGAGCAGGCCAGCCTCGCGGAGATCGCCGATGCCCATCCGCTCTCACAGGGCCTGGCCGAAATCGTCGCCTACTACCAGCTGGCCACGGAGTCAGACTGGGCCAGCATCAACCCCGAATCGTCCCAGCAGCTGTCCTGGTCCCTGCCGGACGGCAGCATCCGGGAAGCCACCATTGACCAGATCATCTTTGTGAGGCCCGCATGA
- a CDS encoding PAS domain S-box protein → MEHLWSQVIVPGDVMVPSPPPAPGAGSGPSYQAVIDSVPDALLLVTEDGTISLVNAAAERMFGYTRDQLVGQDHRILLAEGFREGFRKLFNSLRRDAGISMNVSVRGTSHGGGGCRPARGDVPVERHAGIHCGRDPGGQHRWADRRNQ, encoded by the coding sequence ATGGAACATTTGTGGTCTCAAGTGATTGTGCCCGGTGACGTGATGGTGCCATCGCCGCCCCCGGCACCAGGCGCCGGTTCCGGACCCAGCTACCAGGCCGTGATCGACTCTGTGCCTGATGCCCTGCTGCTGGTCACCGAGGACGGCACCATCAGCCTGGTCAATGCTGCTGCTGAACGGATGTTCGGGTACACGAGGGACCAGCTGGTGGGCCAGGACCACCGCATTCTGCTGGCCGAGGGTTTCCGTGAAGGTTTCCGGAAGCTGTTCAACAGCCTGCGCCGCGACGCCGGCATCTCCATGAACGTCTCCGTGCGCGGCACCTCGCACGGAGGAGGCGGATGCCGGCCTGCGCGAGGCGATGTCCCTGTTGAGCGCCACGCTGGAATCCACTGCGGACGGGATCCTGGTGGTCAGCACCGATGGGCAGATCGCCGGAATCAATGA
- a CDS encoding DUF4194 domain-containing protein, which produces MNPAAETEARTPEELPGVVTRLFKGVVYAEGDEKVWQSLLGLASHVRDYVAVLGLDLILDESEGYAFLKSREDLDGTLPRLIPRRPLTFNVSLLLALLRGRMLEFDTNSSELRLIMTEQDIADMVSVFLPESSNEARILDQLGANIKKVVELGFLRKLRGQTGTYEVARILKAYVDAQWLEEFDARLADYRSSLAGTAAAGTGKTEVESK; this is translated from the coding sequence ATGAACCCCGCCGCAGAAACGGAAGCCCGCACACCGGAGGAGCTTCCCGGCGTCGTCACCAGGCTCTTCAAGGGGGTGGTCTACGCCGAAGGCGATGAAAAGGTCTGGCAGTCGCTGCTGGGCCTGGCCTCCCATGTCCGCGACTACGTTGCCGTGCTAGGCCTGGACCTGATCCTGGACGAGTCCGAGGGCTACGCGTTCCTGAAGTCGCGGGAGGATCTTGACGGCACCCTCCCCCGGCTGATCCCCCGGCGCCCTCTGACCTTCAATGTCAGCCTGCTGCTGGCACTGCTGCGCGGCCGGATGCTGGAGTTTGACACCAACAGCAGCGAGCTCCGGCTCATCATGACGGAGCAGGACATTGCGGACATGGTCTCGGTCTTCCTGCCCGAATCCAGCAACGAGGCCCGGATCCTGGACCAGCTCGGGGCCAACATCAAGAAGGTGGTGGAGCTCGGTTTCCTGCGGAAACTGCGCGGACAGACGGGCACGTACGAGGTGGCCCGCATCCTCAAGGCCTATGTGGACGCCCAGTGGCTGGAGGAGTTCGACGCGCGGCTGGCGGACTACCGCTCGTCGCTCGCAGGGACGGCGGCTGCCGGCACCGGGAAAACGGAGGTGGAAAGCAAATGA
- a CDS encoding bifunctional diguanylate cyclase/phosphodiesterase yields the protein MADLAEQAAQLKALAFQDPLTGLANRKLFNDQLSEAIRGESSTAVDVLLLDLDDFKEVNDILGHHAGDQMLIEVARRLRSCVRPADTVARLGGDEFVVLLTGSTEADTVAERIVESLNEPVWMDGTMLRPSLSLGLASISQDAVGASELLRRADVAMYAAKAAGKNRYMRFQPEMMAALVQRTDMEAGLQLAVDRGHITVHFQPIISPRLGEVVQLEALARWERDGEMIPPAQFIPTAERSGLISAIGTQVMTASFMQLRSTAPRTQRQPLRPQHDSGNCPPL from the coding sequence ATGGCTGATCTGGCCGAGCAGGCAGCCCAGCTGAAGGCGCTGGCGTTCCAGGACCCGTTGACGGGCCTGGCCAACCGCAAGCTGTTCAACGATCAGCTGTCCGAAGCGATTCGCGGGGAGTCCAGCACCGCCGTCGACGTCCTCCTGCTGGATCTGGACGACTTCAAGGAAGTCAACGACATCTTGGGCCATCATGCGGGCGACCAGATGCTGATCGAGGTGGCCCGCCGGCTGCGGTCCTGCGTCCGCCCCGCCGACACCGTCGCCCGGCTGGGCGGCGACGAATTTGTGGTGCTCCTGACCGGGTCCACGGAGGCGGATACCGTGGCGGAACGCATCGTGGAATCGCTGAACGAGCCGGTGTGGATGGACGGCACCATGCTGCGCCCCAGCCTGAGCCTGGGGCTCGCCTCGATTAGCCAGGATGCCGTGGGCGCCTCTGAACTGCTGCGGCGGGCAGATGTGGCCATGTATGCAGCCAAGGCGGCCGGCAAGAACCGGTACATGCGATTTCAGCCGGAGATGATGGCGGCCCTGGTGCAGCGCACGGATATGGAGGCCGGGCTGCAGCTGGCGGTTGACCGCGGCCACATCACGGTCCACTTCCAGCCCATCATCTCGCCCCGGCTCGGCGAAGTGGTGCAGCTGGAGGCGCTGGCGCGCTGGGAACGGGACGGCGAAATGATCCCTCCTGCGCAGTTCATTCCGACGGCGGAGCGCAGCGGCCTGATCTCCGCGATCGGCACGCAGGTGATGACCGCCAGTTTCATGCAGCTCCGCTCCACGGCTCCCCGAACTCAACGGCAGCCGCTCCGGCCCCAACACGACTCAGGAAATTGTCCGCCATTGTGA
- a CDS encoding SDR family NAD(P)-dependent oxidoreductase — MPARTIVITGASDGIGAAAARALAKAGERVVVVGRSAEKTKAVAEELGADYFVCDFADLSQVRSLAVALKEKYPRIDVLANNAGGIMGRRELTVDGHEKTFQVNHLAPFLLTTGLIDVLTASRATVINTSSGANSFGRLDLDDLDAARKYSTNRAYGNGKLANILFTSELRHRYGEAGISTAAFHPGGVATNFAAESTSPMRFAYKTVLSRFLLTPEEGADTLVWLANGKAGTDWISGAYYAKRALAKANPQAYDADLARELWDRSAEMVRG, encoded by the coding sequence ATGCCTGCACGCACCATCGTCATCACCGGAGCCAGCGACGGCATCGGGGCAGCAGCCGCGCGGGCCCTGGCGAAGGCAGGGGAGCGGGTGGTCGTCGTCGGGCGGTCTGCGGAGAAGACTAAGGCGGTGGCGGAAGAACTGGGTGCCGACTACTTCGTCTGCGACTTCGCGGACCTGTCCCAGGTGCGCTCGCTGGCCGTTGCGCTGAAGGAAAAGTACCCGCGGATCGACGTCCTGGCCAACAACGCCGGCGGCATCATGGGCCGGCGCGAACTCACCGTGGACGGGCACGAGAAGACCTTCCAGGTCAACCACCTGGCACCGTTCCTGCTGACCACCGGGCTGATCGATGTGCTCACTGCCAGCCGCGCGACGGTCATCAACACCTCCAGCGGCGCCAACTCCTTCGGCAGGCTGGACCTGGACGACCTCGACGCCGCCCGCAAATACTCCACCAACCGCGCCTACGGCAACGGCAAACTTGCCAACATCCTCTTCACCTCGGAGCTCCGCCACCGCTACGGCGAGGCAGGAATTTCGACGGCGGCGTTCCACCCGGGCGGGGTGGCCACCAACTTCGCGGCCGAATCCACCAGCCCCATGCGGTTCGCCTACAAGACCGTCCTCAGCCGCTTCCTGCTCACGCCCGAGGAAGGCGCGGACACGCTGGTGTGGCTCGCCAACGGCAAGGCCGGAACTGACTGGATCTCCGGCGCGTACTACGCCAAGCGGGCGCTCGCCAAGGCCAACCCGCAGGCCTACGACGCGGATTTGGCGCGGGAGCTGTGGGACCGGAGTGCCGAGATGGTCAGGGGCTGA
- a CDS encoding MinD/ParA family protein, with protein MAMDLGATRVEVFADGKVTVGGEQIAPPPGMDPYSAAIAVLAEYARSSGAAALAHAVDHSSGQEGRFQVLPDGTAEAIADAPQIPAPAAPAPETAAPRVQAFDALAPGLPIERIPGPGVASVPQSASVPPSAPVPSSTREAFPRLGPMSPQSTTTAGGADGANSPYATPHAETQFVRPDRPRPATGVRGALYSATGGFVNLGPSARDQDEAELDRRIARPLSGSFNTAVLSLKGGIGKTSTTVGVGMILAEYRGDHPCAIDANPDSGDLAERALGEMLYQKVKPRTVTDIVRDIDAISSLTALTDYMHHANRLHLVAGEQDPALSDALTADEYSKIHHLVSQYYSVTLTDCGTGVSHPAMAGVLPRATNLVIASGYAVSGAKRARNTLQWLAGHGYENLARNAIVVVTDKDQVSTRVDKRAIEQHLAGYCRRLITVPHDRGVADGDRISLEKISGNTRRAYKEIAAAIVDGYV; from the coding sequence ATGGCGATGGATCTGGGGGCCACACGCGTAGAGGTGTTCGCCGACGGCAAGGTGACTGTCGGCGGTGAGCAAATCGCACCGCCTCCCGGGATGGACCCGTACTCGGCGGCCATCGCGGTCCTTGCCGAGTACGCCCGCAGTTCCGGTGCAGCGGCACTCGCCCACGCTGTTGACCACTCCAGCGGCCAGGAGGGCCGCTTCCAGGTCCTGCCGGACGGCACTGCAGAAGCCATCGCGGACGCTCCACAGATTCCGGCCCCCGCGGCACCTGCCCCTGAAACGGCGGCCCCCCGGGTCCAGGCTTTCGACGCTCTGGCGCCGGGCCTGCCGATCGAAAGGATCCCCGGCCCCGGCGTCGCATCAGTGCCCCAGTCCGCATCAGTCCCTCCGTCCGCACCAGTGCCTTCCTCCACACGGGAGGCGTTTCCGCGGTTGGGCCCAATGTCTCCGCAGAGCACGACGACGGCGGGCGGGGCTGACGGCGCAAACTCGCCTTATGCAACCCCGCACGCAGAGACCCAGTTCGTCAGGCCGGACCGTCCGCGGCCAGCCACGGGGGTCAGGGGAGCGTTGTACTCCGCCACCGGAGGATTCGTTAACCTGGGTCCCAGCGCCAGGGACCAGGACGAGGCCGAGCTGGATCGGAGGATAGCCCGCCCGCTGTCCGGCAGCTTCAACACGGCCGTTCTTAGCCTCAAGGGAGGCATCGGCAAGACGTCAACCACAGTGGGCGTGGGCATGATTCTTGCCGAGTACCGTGGTGACCACCCCTGCGCAATCGACGCCAACCCGGACAGCGGAGACCTTGCCGAGCGGGCGCTGGGGGAGATGCTCTACCAGAAGGTCAAGCCCCGCACTGTCACCGATATTGTCCGGGACATCGATGCCATCAGTTCCCTCACCGCACTGACGGACTACATGCACCACGCCAACAGGCTGCACCTGGTGGCAGGGGAGCAGGACCCGGCGCTGTCCGACGCGCTGACAGCGGACGAGTATTCCAAGATCCACCACCTGGTGTCGCAGTACTATTCGGTCACTTTGACGGATTGCGGCACAGGAGTCTCACACCCGGCCATGGCAGGCGTCCTGCCCAGGGCAACCAACCTGGTCATCGCTTCCGGATATGCCGTCAGCGGTGCGAAGCGTGCCCGCAATACCCTGCAGTGGCTTGCTGGCCACGGCTATGAAAACCTCGCCCGGAACGCGATTGTGGTAGTCACGGACAAGGACCAGGTGTCCACCCGGGTGGACAAGAGGGCAATCGAGCAGCATTTGGCGGGATACTGCCGCAGGCTGATCACCGTCCCCCATGACCGCGGGGTGGCTGACGGCGACAGGATCTCCCTCGAAAAGATCTCCGGCAATACCCGCCGGGCCTACAAGGAGATTGCTGCGGCAATTGTGGACGGCTACGTATAG
- a CDS encoding universal stress protein gives MDTEASRIVVGVDGSESSVAALRLAARLAPALDAQVHAVLCWDFPQIYAGYVPPDFAAYQGAAARRLSEVVTKAFGTETAPDVATKLVRGPAAEKLVEEGSMAQMIVVGRRGRGGFRGLHLGSVSSACVSHADCPVVVVHEERTHESHHRTERKARGEHTVQH, from the coding sequence ATGGATACGGAAGCAAGCCGGATCGTTGTAGGGGTTGACGGATCCGAGTCCTCAGTCGCCGCGTTGCGCCTGGCGGCTCGGCTGGCACCGGCGCTCGACGCACAGGTGCACGCAGTGCTCTGCTGGGATTTCCCCCAAATCTACGCAGGTTATGTCCCACCGGATTTCGCAGCCTACCAGGGCGCCGCGGCCCGGAGACTTTCTGAGGTCGTGACGAAGGCATTCGGGACCGAAACGGCCCCTGATGTCGCTACCAAACTGGTGCGGGGGCCCGCTGCGGAAAAGCTCGTTGAAGAGGGCTCCATGGCCCAGATGATCGTGGTGGGACGGCGAGGCCGCGGCGGCTTCAGGGGCCTGCATCTGGGGTCGGTGAGCTCCGCCTGCGTATCGCATGCCGACTGTCCTGTTGTGGTGGTGCATGAGGAGAGAACACACGAATCCCATCATCGGACGGAACGCAAAGCCCGGGGTGAACACACCGTTCAGCACTAA
- a CDS encoding EAL domain-containing protein, giving the protein MSIAWGPANTVELGFAQTFLEKGPDALLLLDADGTISFLNGAAAELFGYPREQLLGAHHGMLLTEDCRGGFPRVFSSLGRRTPLHGRPPIECVGLRSDQTEIPLQVTCSLISAGDGTAMAVAVRGAVHRPDADAGRRGTGRRGTGRRGTGRRRAGRRRAVTLLDPTLDPTADGIVVLAPDGRITGVNERSFPRWGMPGGLLAEDQARRAIAELAELKALAFQDPLTGLANRTLFKEQATAALRTSESVDVLLLDLDDFKEVNDVLGHHAGDEMLVEVSKRLRACVGPHGTVARLGGDEFVLLLVGCRDPDTVAQRVVDSLKVPVSIEGTLIRPAISLGVASRDGMAVTSSELLRQADVAMYAAKEAGKNCYRRFRPEMLAALLERTTMTAGLRHAVELGEITVHYQPVVSLRRGAVVQFEALARWERDGVLMPPALFIPTAERSGLISEIGTEVLRRSCSELRPWLAGDPGRSLAVNVSGSQLQHRDFAEGVLSMTAGCGVDPHQLVLEVTESVFFDADSHVILQLGSLRNAGVRVALDDFGTGYSSLGRLHDLPVDAVKIDRSFVSMVRTGTEKLPILTSMVNMAHTLGLKVTGEGIETPAQAEYLRALDCDSLQGFLFSRPSPAAGLERTVLKSVEAIGALEGARMGAAAGSARA; this is encoded by the coding sequence ATGTCCATTGCTTGGGGGCCGGCAAACACCGTGGAACTTGGATTCGCACAAACATTTCTGGAGAAGGGCCCCGATGCGCTGTTGCTGCTCGACGCCGACGGAACCATCTCCTTCCTGAACGGAGCCGCAGCGGAGCTCTTTGGTTACCCCCGTGAGCAGCTCCTCGGGGCACACCACGGCATGTTGCTGACCGAGGATTGCCGCGGGGGTTTCCCGAGGGTTTTCAGCAGCCTGGGACGGCGGACGCCCCTGCACGGCCGGCCGCCGATTGAATGCGTCGGGCTCCGGAGCGACCAGACGGAAATCCCGCTGCAGGTCACCTGCTCGCTGATCAGCGCGGGAGACGGCACTGCAATGGCGGTAGCCGTCCGGGGCGCGGTTCACCGGCCGGACGCCGACGCCGGGCGCCGGGGAACCGGGCGCCGGGGAACCGGGCGCCGGGGAACCGGGCGCCGTCGGGCCGGCCGCCGCCGGGCCGTCACCTTGCTGGACCCGACCCTGGACCCCACTGCCGACGGCATCGTGGTGCTGGCTCCTGACGGCCGGATCACCGGTGTGAACGAGCGGTCCTTCCCGAGGTGGGGCATGCCGGGTGGGCTGCTGGCGGAGGACCAGGCCCGTCGCGCCATAGCCGAGCTCGCCGAGCTGAAGGCGCTGGCCTTTCAGGATCCGCTGACGGGGTTGGCCAACCGGACCCTGTTCAAGGAGCAGGCAACTGCGGCGCTGCGGACGTCCGAGTCGGTGGATGTGCTGTTGTTGGACCTTGACGACTTCAAGGAAGTCAACGACGTGCTGGGGCACCATGCAGGCGACGAAATGCTCGTGGAAGTATCCAAGCGGCTGCGCGCCTGCGTGGGTCCGCACGGAACAGTGGCCCGCCTGGGCGGCGACGAGTTCGTACTGCTCCTGGTGGGCTGCAGGGACCCGGACACCGTTGCGCAGCGCGTTGTGGACTCCCTGAAAGTCCCGGTGTCCATTGAGGGCACGCTGATCCGTCCCGCCATCAGCCTCGGGGTGGCGTCGCGGGACGGCATGGCGGTGACCTCGTCGGAGTTGCTGCGCCAGGCGGACGTGGCCATGTATGCCGCCAAGGAAGCCGGAAAGAACTGCTACAGGCGGTTCAGGCCGGAGATGCTGGCGGCCCTGCTGGAGCGCACCACGATGACCGCCGGGCTGCGGCATGCCGTGGAGCTTGGCGAGATCACGGTTCATTACCAGCCGGTGGTGTCCCTGCGGCGCGGCGCAGTAGTTCAGTTTGAGGCGCTGGCCCGGTGGGAGCGGGACGGGGTTCTTATGCCCCCGGCGCTGTTCATTCCGACGGCGGAGCGCAGCGGGCTGATCAGCGAAATCGGCACGGAGGTGCTGCGGCGCAGCTGCTCGGAGCTGCGTCCGTGGCTGGCAGGGGATCCCGGCAGGTCGCTGGCGGTGAATGTCTCCGGCTCGCAGCTGCAGCACAGGGATTTTGCCGAGGGGGTGCTGAGCATGACCGCCGGCTGCGGTGTGGATCCGCACCAGCTGGTGCTGGAGGTGACGGAGAGCGTGTTTTTCGACGCCGACAGCCACGTGATTCTGCAGCTCGGAAGCCTGCGCAACGCCGGCGTCAGGGTGGCCCTGGACGATTTCGGCACGGGATATTCCTCGTTGGGTCGGCTGCACGACCTCCCGGTGGACGCTGTGAAGATCGATCGCTCCTTTGTGTCAATGGTGCGAACCGGTACCGAGAAGCTGCCCATCCTGACATCCATGGTGAACATGGCCCACACGCTGGGGCTGAAGGTCACGGGGGAAGGAATCGAGACACCAGCACAGGCAGAGTACCTGAGGGCCCTGGACTGCGATTCCCTGCAGGGCTTCCTGTTTTCCCGTCCGTCCCCGGCCGCGGGCCTGGAACGGACCGTGCTGAAATCAGTCGAGGCTATCGGCGCGCTGGAGGGAGCGCGGATGGGCGCGGCAGCTGGCTCGGCGCGTGCTTGA
- a CDS encoding DUF6177 family protein, whose protein sequence is MNQPVPLHFITAPGARPWKTHALESALRNVPPGKLPAFATAGDAQPSYGLIAFLKAVNVAWVRPTPDGQGVENALGTLLGTDAPLAAGGLAVTGSVLHPANRTSRIGAYTGRMLEPFQVQPLRTGATEPLAWQWEVDAITGWFHERMPWSALIFSGNHVTGLLTAVRTDAGVVESFDALVTTGSPLGEAVRDAAIQQAAALNSMDFSMDLHFGADELGVHAGADGYRVPLGTVLGPDFVKGMDLTAQALEGVGLALLGARPFQHLAVTFPLVSAWDGGRGQALRQGTFQMQRPDSRRGNRAYT, encoded by the coding sequence ATGAACCAGCCGGTGCCGTTGCATTTCATCACCGCTCCCGGGGCCAGGCCGTGGAAGACCCATGCTCTGGAGAGTGCCCTGAGGAACGTCCCGCCCGGCAAGCTCCCCGCTTTCGCCACGGCCGGGGATGCCCAGCCCAGCTACGGCCTCATCGCCTTCCTGAAGGCCGTCAACGTAGCCTGGGTCAGACCCACCCCGGACGGCCAGGGTGTGGAAAATGCCTTGGGCACTCTTCTTGGCACAGACGCCCCCCTTGCCGCCGGCGGCCTCGCTGTCACCGGCAGTGTCCTGCATCCTGCCAACCGCACCTCACGGATCGGCGCGTATACGGGCCGGATGCTGGAGCCGTTCCAGGTACAACCATTGCGCACGGGAGCCACTGAACCCCTCGCCTGGCAGTGGGAAGTCGACGCGATTACGGGCTGGTTCCACGAGCGTATGCCCTGGTCCGCCCTCATCTTCTCCGGCAACCACGTGACGGGGCTGCTGACCGCAGTGCGGACAGACGCCGGCGTTGTGGAGTCCTTCGACGCTTTAGTCACCACCGGCAGCCCCCTCGGTGAGGCTGTCCGGGACGCCGCCATACAGCAGGCAGCGGCCCTGAACTCGATGGATTTCAGCATGGACCTGCACTTCGGGGCCGATGAACTGGGAGTCCACGCGGGCGCCGACGGGTACCGCGTTCCGCTGGGCACGGTGCTGGGACCGGACTTCGTCAAGGGCATGGACCTCACCGCACAAGCGCTGGAAGGCGTGGGCCTGGCGCTGCTGGGTGCCCGCCCTTTTCAGCACCTGGCTGTGACGTTTCCGCTGGTCAGTGCGTGGGACGGAGGCCGGGGGCAGGCGCTGCGCCAAGGAACCTTCCAGATGCAGCGGCCGGACTCCCGGCGGGGCAACCGGGCCTATACGTAG